Proteins from a genomic interval of Rhodococcoides fascians A25f:
- a CDS encoding capsid cement protein — protein sequence MNVSVYQPGADVTVRATSAVLAKRLVAVSGNRVGGNIAVAPAPAAARAFGVAKEDAGSGELVAVSRGASRVVLIRAAGTIAANAEVEVGAAGQVVTKTSGIAVGFAVTGAASGADAEISLY from the coding sequence ATGAACGTCTCCGTCTACCAGCCCGGTGCCGATGTCACCGTCCGTGCCACCTCGGCCGTCCTGGCGAAGCGACTCGTCGCCGTCAGCGGCAACCGAGTAGGCGGCAACATCGCCGTAGCTCCCGCGCCAGCCGCAGCCCGCGCATTCGGTGTGGCCAAGGAGGACGCCGGATCCGGTGAACTCGTTGCCGTCAGCCGAGGCGCATCACGGGTGGTGCTCATCCGTGCAGCGGGCACGATCGCCGCCAACGCCGAGGTCGAGGTCGGTGCTGCAGGCCAGGTCGTCACCAAGACCTCCGGCATCGCGGTCGGGTTTGCAGTAACAGGTGCCGCATCCGGCGCTGACGCCGAAATCAGCTTGTACTGA
- a CDS encoding major capsid protein: MANSLIPELNGRRLTVDVALKQQSVIRNRIAALADPQLVLDKFFTSLGAPVEGGGLLYSVIKASDFYTSKPIEQRVPETEYAIVEGVDPESKLAKPEDWGGKFSISDERVKRNDASYLDQQTTQLTNTIVRKLNDSALAVVDAGIGAENTIAGHNWNTVITTGPEANLTPNAARPAADFADAQLANDLQELGVQNDLLVLHPNQERALKVAYGENLDDVLKSAGLTAGIFSTPRLTPGIGYALQKGQAGTVGFEFPLTVDTWDDRSIRSKWVQGFAVPAFALERPYAVKKLVGLAG; the protein is encoded by the coding sequence ATGGCAAACTCCCTCATTCCCGAACTGAACGGGCGTCGGCTCACCGTCGACGTCGCGCTCAAGCAGCAGAGCGTCATCCGCAATCGCATTGCCGCGCTGGCCGATCCGCAGCTCGTGCTCGACAAGTTCTTCACTTCTCTCGGGGCTCCCGTCGAAGGCGGCGGCCTGCTTTATTCGGTAATCAAGGCCAGCGACTTTTACACGTCGAAGCCGATCGAGCAGCGCGTTCCCGAGACCGAATACGCCATCGTCGAGGGCGTCGACCCCGAGTCGAAGCTGGCAAAGCCCGAGGATTGGGGAGGGAAATTCTCGATCTCCGACGAGCGGGTCAAGCGCAACGACGCGAGTTACTTGGACCAGCAGACGACGCAGCTCACGAACACAATCGTCCGAAAGTTGAACGATTCGGCTCTGGCCGTCGTCGATGCAGGTATCGGTGCCGAGAACACCATCGCCGGGCATAACTGGAACACCGTGATCACCACCGGACCCGAGGCAAACCTGACGCCGAACGCAGCACGGCCCGCCGCTGACTTCGCCGACGCACAGCTCGCGAACGACCTGCAGGAACTCGGCGTGCAGAACGACCTGCTGGTGCTGCACCCGAACCAGGAGCGCGCACTCAAGGTCGCCTACGGCGAGAACCTCGACGACGTGCTCAAGTCGGCCGGACTGACCGCGGGCATCTTCTCGACACCGCGCCTGACGCCGGGCATCGGCTACGCCCTGCAGAAGGGACAGGCCGGAACGGTCGGATTCGAGTTCCCCCTGACCGTCGACACCTGGGACGACCGCTCGATCCGCTCGAAGTGGGTCCAGGGCTTCGCAGTCCCCGCGTTCGCGCTCGAAAGGCCCTATGCGGTGAAGAAGCTCGTCGGATTGGCAGGCTGA